ccaccccataagcacacatttcactaatcaaatgatagaaacgtgtggtcatatcattcagagtctcgttttccaaaaactgaaaagattcaaattctttcttcaacaaatcatgtctagactttcgagcagctgcattgccttctcctctagcaactaaggcatcccacaatgctttcgtggtcttgcaatatgaaaactgatggtagatgtctttgttgagtgcttgagtaagtatggcataggcctttttctccaattcataagccttcttgtcattttcaagcatgttggcgtaaccttctgaagtggatgctctactttcaagactttcattgaatgcattgacaaaacacatccaaaggtcggtgctttgtccttgaacatatgtgtgaaagcggcctttccatgacggaaaatcgttcatgtggttcagctttggtggacgattgttactgcctgtttcactttcactaatcagaagattctgaagactttaactttgattggataccaaagcccattgacacgaacttattgattgttgttgttttggaatggcactcgtcatatattcagccatcgacatctgtttcagatctggttgtggatccgtactccaatcccaaggacttgtgcaactcattgtgatcaaaaattaataaataacctacacaccacaaactgttagcaacaaacagacaacaatttaaagatacaatctgatcgaaagatcaagacttgttcgaaggatcaacagtgatcgaaagattattgttgagtttcgagcaaagtcttcgaaagattctcaacgaaagatccttatctttcgactgattatcacgaaagattcacagttcgaaagatctatatctttcgaatactgatctcgaaagattcacaatgaaagatccttatctttcgagatgtatccttatctttcggacaaccaactttcgaaaagattccaactacgaaggataacccttagacttcgaaagactactcgaaggatgctaatctttcgagctgtctccaatcgaaagatgtcgaaggatatctttcgatgtcgaaggatatctttcgaatcctCTGACACACCTGACACGAAaggacaggttggtgaaaaaggtgatgtgttgatgtaccaactttcggtagaaaggatggttctgcaacaacttttcaccaaacaattgactttcaaaaatttttgccaaaataagcaaccttatcttcaagaactggtcaccggaaacacaccggagatatggccggaaaaatcaaagtttcacaaacacgatttttatgttacccaaaccgaccccgaacactcccgataggtttagtatccgtttttcagtttagaaaagcaagaaaaaccaccaaaacgggtcCTAAGCCtagtgttcaaacacaccaaagaactcgaacaaaccggttttaaacaaggtaaagagcgaggctctgataccacttgtaggtcccttttctcggaggatcgagaacaaacctaaaccttgttatactaacccactagcgagtgcggaatccaagctagcgggcaaaccgggatgatgcaagaacaaacacaagaacacacaaagttcaccgattaacaccactgtattaatacgtatgaaggtttacggtcacaagcacaatgtttacaatcttgtttgcaaactctctaaagtgtgtgtgtgtgtgttttccagcagagtttctctaactctccaaatgtgcatcttttaacactaacacactgcatgggtatttatacccatacaaagcaggtctgtccgaaggattcgacagatggtccgaaggatcatctgtcgatgacaatgtgtccgaaagatcagcatggacatcgaaggatcatccttcgatgcctaatggtcgaaccatggtcgaaccatatctttcgagcacctcgaaggatcagttgtatccttcgaggctatccttcgatccagacaacatcatgttgtccaagtcaaactaggaggatagttgacttggtcaacttacagattgacttaggacatcgtttttatacagaccgaatacagacaaagtacagacacaagtgcaccaacacaaatTAGTTAATGTTTTCTATTTATATaacactaggttataaccccgtgtattacacgggttgagtaaataaatttatatactaaataataaaacattatatctttaaaaacttcctttattgcacgggttgaataaatataattttatatattaaatcataaaatgttatatatataagaaccataCTGTACGGGTtgaattaatgtaattttatataccaaataaaaaaattatatctttaaaaccacatgtattacacgggttgaataaatgtaatattgtgtatcaaataataaaataatacatctttaaaaaacctcatttattacacgagttaaataaatgtaattttatataccaaataataaaaaagttagtaaatgtaattttgtatagtgaaaatgaaaatatttaatatattgatacaaagtttggttttcgtgataaataatttgttttatttaaaatgttttatattaacaatttacaattttggataatattttattagaaaaatagaagaatggtattcgaaatttaaaataggataaaatttaatattagtacattattcatttatttatttaattaatataagataagtgtggaagtgaggcgagaaaatcataaaataaatacctacaatgaatgacatgtgtcacatattaatgttttattatatagtatagcatagataaaaatttagattgatataaatagtttattttgttgtagcaaaatttcttaacgaaatctcaataaatttaactcATTATTTAAAACtctgtaaatgtataaatgataaataatattagttagagtaaattacgattttgacccctgtggttatatcacttttactcttttagcccaaaaaagaattttttaacatctgagcccccacatttttttttctaaccccataacactaaccccatccattaaatgttagggaccaaaagggttaaaaaaaagacgttaggggccaaaaagattagaaaaaaagacgttgatggcttagatgttaaaaattcttttggggctaaaagagtaaaagtgatataaccaaagggtccaaaatcgtaatttactctattagttaaataaataatattataaatgagaaggagataaactaaataataattatgcatatgaaattaaactaaataatatttagtaggaagattatctataattaattagaaaagattaaactaaaataatatttatttataaaacatggcctaatatgatgacaagtgtcctcaaAATGATTTCTTTTATTGTATAGTATAGATACGCATTTGTATGGAATTGTATCTTTAAATATGAACTactaaaagaaaaaagaaaaaaaaaactaaacgaTTTACCCTTTTTTTCGATAACCGCATGTCTAAACTTTTCTTTTTTATCGCAAATATAAATtctcaaaataaacaaaaacaaaaaacaaaaaaaaaattagtaggCGATTACATACACCAAACTTAATTAAGTGGTGCACCTAATAAGAAACGACACCCACGACACCACTTTAAATAATCACTAAAAGGTATATATGGGTAAGCTTAACATACAATAACCCTTAATGTGCGACGGTGTGTGAGTGAATTACGCATGTTCATTTTTAAAATGCGCACGTTATAATACATAATTATGCACGTTATTTACTGAATTACGCGCGGGTTGGATTAAAccctaattacgcacgttatttgcataattacACAAGAGGTTGGGCAACactaattacgcacgttattgtTTAACTTGCACACCGTCATACATTAAGACCCTTTTGTATTTAAAACTTTCACCGTACATATGCTTCAAACTCTTTCGTTGAATCAAGTTCAaggaaaaaaatatttttaagtgTGAAAATCTTTTATCCCATGCATGTTAAAGTCCATCAAGGGCAAATCAAATGGATGAATGACGTGTCATTGGTAATTCTTTACGTGTGTAAAATTCGAATTTGACTTGTGGATTTTTCCTAATTGGTTTAAAGTTACTTATCCGGTATTATGGGTGAAAGATGCATGGGATGGAGATTGGCATTAGGGCATGGAGGGGGAACACCACACCTCTCTCTCATCCCATATGATTTAGTAAAAGGGAGGACCTACACCCCGTTCATCATCAATGTAGGTTGAGGGATGAAAGATGACGATGGAGAGGTTGGTGATGTGGCAATGAGGCGACGACAGTAAAAATGAAGGGACGAGGCCTGAGGGTGGGTATAACACAGTCTTACTACAAGCAACTAACAATTTATACCATATTTTTATGGGAAAATCACAAAAACAGATATTCGAATTTCAACCTTTAACAAAATAGATATTTAACGGTTCCAGTTAATTACCTCGAGCCAAATAAGCTTTGCCAGTTGTGACGCTAAGACATAACCTCTGCTTTTGGCGTCAGCTAAGACTTGTCCCGCACTTTTGGCTACTTAGCGCACTATTTTGACAAAAGCGAGGGCTAAGCCACCAAAGGCGTTAGCTAAGCCAACGTTTTTGACAAAAGCGAAGGCTAATTAACCCGCACATTTGGAAGCttaacactactagaaaactaggcAATTGCGATCACAATTTGCGACCAACATAAAGCGGTCGCAAAATTAGCAACCGGTTTGCGACCAAAACCAAAATTGTTGCAAATTTAAAGACCGATCCGAGTTTGGTCGAAAAACGGTCGCAAATTTTGTGACCGCATTTTTTCAGTCGGAAATCAGTTGACTAGTGGTCGGAAAACGGTCACAAGTAcgagaaaaataaaaaacaaacgtTGCGACCGTTTAAAGTGGTCACAAATACGAGAAATATATAAAACAACAAAAGTTGCGACTGTCTAAGGCGGTCGCAAATacgaaaaaaatatatataatttatggtTTACAAATCGGTATcaaaattaaggtttaaatatcggtctgaaaaaacattaaaaatatatatagtttatggtttacatatccatattaaattataaagtaatttacttatttttattaacttttattttattttaataaagcAACGTACAACTTAATTTATATGAATTTACTAATAACATTTTAGTTTAGTGAATAACTCTCATTTTCCATTTCCACTACCACCACCAAATCTCACGCCTTCCCCACCAAAAATATCCCGCCCGTTCTAATATAACATCGCAAAACACCGCATTTTCCCCCAAATTCTTATCTAGGGTTCCCTCTCCATCTCTCGCTCTATCTTTGTGAATCCATCGGCGATTCTCACAACCGGCGACTCTCACACCGGCGACTTTCACAACCGACGGCTCCCATTGGCGACTCTCGCAACCGGCGGATTCTTCTCACAACCGTGATTCTTACAACCATTGGCTCTCACAAACGACGGATTCTTCAGGAATTGAAAAGCGGTGAgtatttttattgtttaattGTGTTTTTTAAGGTTTAAGTGAGATTATTGAGTTTAATTTTAGGTTAATATTAGAAATGTgagtataatttatatttgttagTTATATACATCATTACACAAGGATTAGTTAGGGTTTACTGTCAATTTAATTTTTTATAAACTCTTATTTCGAACTATATGAGTATATGTTCAGTTTTTGTGGTGAATTGATAGGCTAAAAATCAATTTAAACAGATTCTGGTTAATCGATGGCCGCTTCAACCTCCACTACTCCGCTCACAACGCAAATTTTGGTTAATTGATTACTCCGCTCACGATGCGGATTCTGGTTAATTGATCGCAGATTTTGGTACAAATTCGGTATAAACTTCGTCTATCTCGTTGATACAGATTTGAAAGATAACTCTGATTGATACAGATTCGTTGTTTCACTATGAAATTAATCGATAACTCTAATTCGTTGATTTTGTAACTCGAGTTGATACAAATTCGTTGATTTTGTCTGGTTAATTGCTAGTTCAGCTTCAAAGGCTTAGGGATAAACTTTCAAAAATCAAGGTACTCGTCTCACTCCAATTCAAGTTTTCTAATATGTATAGCAAAGATACATTGTTTTGGATAGGGTTTCAAGAGGGTGGAATCTGATGGCTATTTGTACAGCGAAGATGCGCTATATGTTGCACGATTTGTGTATTATCATGCTAtgcttcttcttttcttttttctcAAACGTATTATTACGTTGCATGATTTGTGTTTAAATATTTATCTGAATACGGATTGGAACTCTAAATTATTGTTAATTTAGCTGAAGGAAGAGATTAATCGTCACCTAACAACTAGAAAACCACATTATAGGATTCATGCTAGTATCCGAGCAATAGCTTGTTTTGTTTCATGATATTCGAACTTTTGATTAAAGTATTGAACATGCTTACAACTGTGATATATGGGTTGTTGATGCCAAGTTGGTTATGGAGCATTTTTGGCTTCTTCATTATATATGCCTTCTGAAATATGCCTTCTTCATTATATATGCTTCTTCACCCAGCCTAACTTATTTTGGCTTGTCACAAAAGGGTTAATGAGTTCGTTATTAATAAACGTGAGTTATAGTCGAAAGATTTTAGCAGTGTTACAAATGATAGTGCGGACACATCAGCATTTGAGTTGGTCCTATAAATACACATTTGGGCTTGGCCCAAAGTCCTAGGCCTGATCAGAGCCCAAAAGTTCTGGTCCCTTTAAGCCCAGTTAGGCCTGAAATATGCAATCAGTCCTATTAATAAGGTGGTAGTTTTGACCAATTTACTCAATATTCATTCATTTGGGTTGTTTTCTATCGCAAGTGGGTAAATGGGTTGAACATGTTGATAGTCATCTTAGTCTTTTTTGTAATACATACATCCTTCTAAGTCTATTTCTCAAAGATTCAGGTTATGATTGAATTATAGTGCTTTTGTTATAAAAACTAAATACATAAATTATTTATCAAAAAGTAATTAAAAATGCTCTGATGGTCACCCATTACCCGAGCCACCTATCTTGCCTTGAATTTGGGCAGCTCATTGCTGACATAAAGGCCAATGCGCCGGGCATCGAGAATGTCATCGTTTCTACCCACTGCCAGAATGATCTAGGACTTTCTACCGTCAATACTTTAGAGGTACGTTTACATACATATTTTTCCGATTTTACTTTTTATTACTTTCGTTTCCTAATTTCGTTTACATACATATGATTCTTAACATTTGATGTCTCGTTTACTTTTAATATTGTGTTTAGGTGGAAGAGTACAGTGGACTGCAGGTGCAGCCTCACAAGGCTATTGTCGGTGCTAATGCGTTTGCTCATGAAAGTGGAATCCATCAAGATGGAATGCTAAAGAAAAGAAATACATACGAAATCATGTCTTCTGAAGATATTGGACTTTTTAGATCTAGCGAATCTGGTCTTACACTTGGAAAACTTAGGTAATTAAAATTACAGTTTGTCTACTTTTTATTGTATTTTCTTttggagtaaaatgccattttcgtccctgaggtttgaccgcttttgcgactttcgtccaaaggtttgtttttctacacctggatccaaaaggtttgaaatattgccattttcatccaactcatTAACCCATCTTTTTAACGTTTAGTCATgggtattttcatctttttagacatttttttatGATGATTAAAACATTTGGATGGGGAGAAAGTCAACAGAGGTGGATCTTTATTACTTATAGTGTTTTTATTCTaataaaaatgtctaaaaagacggaaatgcccatcatttaatggagaaaaatagatggagttaacgagtcgggTGAATATGGCAACATTTAAAATCTTTGTATTCAGATGCGGAAAACCAAACCTTTGAGTTATTGAAATATAGTAGTCATAAAggtggtcaaacctcagggacgcaaatggcattttactctttcttTTGAGTTATTGAAATATAGTAGTCTAACAATTTTCAAATATTATTGATTAGTGGACAGCATGCTTTGAAAACTACACTATTTGAGGTAGAGTGTAGTTATGATATATGAACACATTGATCTCTAAATATGAAGAAACTGACACCTTTGTTGTTATGTATTTTGTATGTTCAGCTTGGTTATGACATTGATGGGAGGGAACTTAATGATTTGTTTTGGCGGTTTAAATCGGTTGCCGAAATTAAAAAGGTTATTACCGATGATGATTTAATAGCACTGGTATCCGATGAGGTTTTCCAGCCCACCGTTATTTGGAAGTTTGGAGATGTACAGGTACGTATAAGGCCGCGTTTGCAtatgtatagtttttattttttaaacgtGTTGAAACTAATTATAATCTACAGGTGACGTGCGGGACTTTAGGTCTTTCAACCGCAACAGTTAAGTTAATAGCAGATGACGGGACAAAACAAATCGCCTGTTCTACTGGAACAGGACCGGTTGATGCAGCTTATAAGGTGGTTGATCTCATTGTTAAGGTTTGATGTTTCAATTTATTATTGTCAAAATGAGCAGGTTGTGTCGGATCGGGTCAAAATTTCTAAGTTATTTACATTTGATTCTAATATCTGTTTTACAGGCTCTTGTAAAACTCCTTGAGTACTCGATGTTGCGGTTACAGCTGGCATTGATGCGATAGCGAGCACCCGTGTTGTAATTTCTACAGAAGACGACCACACGACGACTCATGCATCTGGACACCCGCGgcaacgcgcgggcattcccactagtCCAAGATATagtgaaagaaaaagaagaaaaagaaaggttgAACGATATTATTGCGGGGTTGGTGGTGGAGAAAGATAAGGCGGAGAAAGAGGCTATGCATGAAAGAATGGCAAACATTGAAGTAATAAAAAGAGGCTAGGTTTCAAAATGCATAATCATTGACTTAGGTTTCAAAACGTATAACAACTTTGTTTTGAATATGTATTTTGTTATGATAACTTTGGTATTTGATATTTTAAGTGGAATGTTTTATAATTATGAAAATTTGATAATATGTAAATTTTAAAACTGATATTATATGCAGGTTAAAACAGAAAATGGCTATGATTAATAAAAATTGCGACCGCAAAAACGGTCGCAACTTTTCAAAAGGCAAGCAGTCGGAAAACGGTCGCAATTTGTAAAAGGCATGCGGTCGGTAAACGATCGCAATTTGTAAAAGGCATGCGGTCGGAATACGGTCGCATCAAGACCGTCGCAACCAAAGTCCCACAAAACCAAGAGCAGTCGCAATATTTGTGACCATTATTAAAGTCGCAAAACCTGGGTCGCAAAAGATAGCAGCAGTCGCAAGTTAGTCGGAGTAGAGCAATTGCGACGGGTGTTTTTCTGATCGCAGTTCCGGTCGGAAAACGGTCGCAACAGGGCAATTGCGACTGGTTTGCGACCAAAATTGCGGTCGGAAAAacctagttttctagtagtgtaatTTGTTCTTGCCTTTGGATGGCAACTAATTAGACTTAGCCTACAATTTTTTAATCAGCTAAACTTCAATGACTATTTTGATAAGAAAAATTAACAGGGTCAACTTGACTAGTTTGGAGATTTTACCTGTATTTTTTATGCAATTCTTTTAAGTTTCTCAAGACAAAAACATGGATATTTGCATGCATGACACTGAAGCACAACTCCTTTTCAGATTTCTCTTCCCCAAACCAAAGGTTTGGCATTTCATGAGGAGAGTGCAAATTTGAAGATATCTTATAGACCACAAAAATACAAACGTAAAAGGGAATTTATGCTGTACTGTTTGTCTTTCTCTTTGCCTTCTCTTATAGACCTTTAAATGAATAAATTTGGGTTTTTGTTCCTATCAACCATCattcttaaaaaaaaactaaactttCCTAAGTACTATGATTTTCAATGAAAATTTTCAAATATGATGGTTTATTTAAGTTACTTATTCTTGGAAACCAAAGTTTCATCATTTATACAATAAATAAATTTATTACCACATCATATGTTATAGGTAATATATATACACGTTCAGGGGTGTAGCTTAGCTTAAACTTGGGGGTGCATCCGCCCCCTCAATATTTCAGTTAGCAGTGTAAATTTTCCGATTTTTCATCGAagttttttaaaattatataggataccccaattattttgcctaaatatttatataatatataaattgggtccAATGACTTTACGCCCCcggaacttttggtcaagctcctcCACTGTATACGTTGAGGTGTGCAAATAACCTATGCATACTATGGCTCAAAATGCCATTCAATAATAATTTTATACATGTTGATCATAGCATAAATAATTCACCATTCAACTCACATCACTCAGTTAATCTTTGAAAACATCTAACTCAACTAGAGACAACTACTGTGATACATAAGAGCAGATTCTACTGTGcacttagagagagagagagagagagaggcattATGGTGATTTTACAGAAGCCCAAAGGGGTAAAATGATAACACACAAGCAGCTATTTCTAGTTTATGGAATCAACACATAGGGTAGCTTCCTCCTCAATTATTCTAAGCATCTGGTGGACTGCACCTGCTATCTCATCTGCTGAGTTGAGTCTGCATCCTTCTTCCACCTGCATATTTTTCCTTGAATAAATTAAATTTCATATATGTTGATCATATTTCCTTAAATTTAATGACATGACAAACAATGTAAACTTGGAAACAATAACGTTTATGGAAACAAACATCCTTTTCAACTCATCATTTCGATAACATTAACGGAATTTGGTCACACCTGATGGAATTCCCAAAAACACCCTCCTGGTTCAATAAATTTCAGTATACCTTTTTGTTAAATGTATCTTTTTTTCAAACACCAAAATGATGTCTTTCAATGTATTATTGGTAAATTATTGGAGAATACCACGTCAAAAAAAGTTGTAAAAGGGATATATAGAGTTATAGACCACTTTGTTATATTTCTTTTTCTTTGACCATGATGAAAGTTTTGATTTTCCAAGAAAAAAGAATTGATGTATAATGATAAAAAAAGGGAAGCTACTGTTGGTATCTCAAAAGCTGGTTATTGCATTGTGAAGTCATTCATTGTAAAGTCATTTTCATCTCCACACTTTTGCATGAGCAATGCATATATATGTTATATCCTctttaaattaatttatttaattttatttaatttagtAATTGAATTTAGTTACCTTAACACTGATGGAGTAGAGAACCAAAGGGTCCAAGGTGGTGACATTGAGGTGTAGTACAGACAAATGAAGTGTTTGAAAACAAGCCACCATTTTGGAGACTTGATTGAGCCGTTTTCGCGAGAGGATCCGAAGATTAGCGTGTGTTTCGATCAAAGTAACCTCGATGTCGGCAACGGCTGCCTTGCTTTTAGAAGTGTACTTGTTGGGAATTTGAGAGCAAGTGTATTGTGGGTAGGAAAAAAACTGTGAAAATGGTGGGGCAGCTGATGATGTTAATTTTGTGAAATTACCATCTTCTCCACCACCTTCTTCTTGTTGTTGAGTAAAGACAAACTTTTGAGCTTCAAGAGATTGCAAGAGATGTTCAAGCTCCTTCACAAATTCTATTGCACCACCAACTATGGAAGCTTGGTCACCCTGTAAGGGGTATAACCGTCATTAATGAAAAAAATAAGGTATAATAATATTCATATTAATAGTAATATATATCAGCTTTAATTTGTCATTAACAAACACATATGAATGTTAATGACAAATTAAAGCCGTTATATATATTAGTACTATATAACCTATATAACGATGAAAAATTTAGAATATTGATTAATAATAGAGGAAGAGTTGTCATTATCTTAAAAATATCCTTCCGGTGAGGGATGTACAACTACTTAATTATTAACATTGCAAGTCTAAACATTGAAGTCAACCATTTGAAACCGTAAAACTTTGTCATGTTTATTGTTGTTCATTGCATCCGACAAATTGACAAGAAAAAGGATCTCTAAAAAGAAGAGACTGCTTTTATAGATATCAAGCACTGTTAATTACAGTGTTTTAAGATTTTGTAACAAGAGAGAGAGTAGTCATGACTTGgtttaaaattataattattattaataaagaTATAAATCAACATTCGTATTTACATAAACTTATTCAAGCACAAGCTAGGTTAAACTAACGTTTTAGCCAAgaagaattataaaaagaaattaaaatatGATTCCTAGAAGCACTATTTAAAAAGAACATAGATTCATTGCGTCTTCTATCAACCAAAAAACTTACAGTTACAGCCTTTTGCACTTTTTACGACACCATAAAGTGAATTCGAATTCGAAGGTTTTCAATGTATTCTTTAAAgataaatgaattaaaaaaaacaaaaattattaaaAGAAAGAAGAAGTACGTCAATTAATTCAAGCTTATAATATTTTTGTAGAACTTAAATACCTAGATATATTCTAGTTTAATTTACTTCCACATATGTGAAATGTCTTTTTATAACCTACGAATTTATTTCAGAAACTTTAATTATAATCAAtacagaattaaacaattcaaaattaaaaaaaaaaaaaaagtaaaaagaagAAACTACAAACCCTTTGGACGTAAGATTCCGGCATGAGAGACCGCAACACAGCTAGATGTTCATTCATTTGTTTCCGGCGATTTCTCTCAACGGCAATGTGGGTCATTCTTTGAGTTTCAGCTTCTTCTTTGTTCTTGCAAACCCTAGACcttcttctccttttcttcttctgCACCCCTAAATTctgaatattattattattattgttgttgttagtGTAATTCTTTTCTGCTATATTGCCACTGCAGTAAGCTTGCACAGCCATAGACATCTTTGCAGTGGTTGTTGTGAGAGAAGAATTAGAACTCATAATCTCCATGGCAGTTCCTGCAAGTTGTTGAGATATTGGATTAGGGTTAGGGTTAGAGTTCTGGTTTTGGATATGGAAGAAGAAGCTGCTACAAGGGTTAGTTGTAGTGGTTTCAGATGAGTCATTGCAGGTAAAAGGGGTTGCAGAGATGGTGTCATAGATTATGAAGTTGAGGAGTTCATTGGAAGAAAGTGTTTCTAAAGCCATattacactctctctctctcctctctttcTATCTATCTTTTTGTTATCTTATGTGTGGCAACTTTAGGCTTTTGTGTTTGTTCACTTGTATCTATTTATATTATATGAGGGAACAGTAGTGTAGTGTAAccctatgctatgctatgctatacaCTAGCAATCAATTATTTTGCCAACATTTGTGTTTGGATGGTTAGAATTTGTTAGCATGCACTCAAGACATAAGTCTCATAAGTAGTTATCATTAGTATTATTCATGTATGTTACTAAAGATTTATTAATAGTAATAGTTACTAAGACTTTATCTCATTGATATGGTTTCGAATCcactgttaaaaaaaaaacattagtaaaatatatatatttcttttttattttttcataGTAATTTTCAGTGGTACTACTAGGTTCCTTGTTTCTCTCAAAGGAAGATCGCAATAAAAAAT
The Helianthus annuus cultivar XRQ/B chromosome 6, HanXRQr2.0-SUNRISE, whole genome shotgun sequence genome window above contains:
- the LOC110864566 gene encoding transcription factor bHLH94, yielding MALETLSSNELLNFIIYDTISATPFTCNDSSETTTTNPCSSFFFHIQNQNSNPNPNPISQQLAGTAMEIMSSNSSLTTTTAKMSMAVQAYCSGNIAEKNYTNNNNNNNNIQNLGVQKKKRRRRSRVCKNKEEAETQRMTHIAVERNRRKQMNEHLAVLRSLMPESYVQRGDQASIVGGAIEFVKELEHLLQSLEAQKFVFTQQQEEGGGEDGNFTKLTSSAAPPFSQFFSYPQYTCSQIPNKYTSKSKAAVADIEVTLIETHANLRILSRKRLNQVSKMVACFQTLHLSVLHLNVTTLDPLVLYSISVKVEEGCRLNSADEIAGAVHQMLRIIEEEATLCVDSIN